A part of Halobacillus shinanisalinarum genomic DNA contains:
- a CDS encoding four-carbon acid sugar kinase family protein: MDVVVVCDDLTGANATGVKLSKKGLKTATVVHGLPVPESGYDALCLDTDSRYVSEEQARSRVKSALEASESNGRAIVYSKRIDSTLRGNVGAEIEEMLHFSGENSVAIVVSSFPESGRSTVGGYLLVDDVPLQETDVAKDPVSPIKTSKVKEVIQNQTNLSISSVGLDIVMEGHESLAKSLKNLGAASKVICIDAVTDEHIEMIANVVKECSFPVVTVDPGPFTAVYSSKYLGGVKKDKKYLVTVGSVTSQTGQQLDYFINKWKVKPIYAKPQNLASFTDKWQKEVDRVIVEAEEQTGQSKILLVTTYHPGQKHLDLAEIAEAENTTEEGLAKRITDGLASISRRVLEENKEDFAGCYLSGGDVTASVCSITRAQGIELADEVIPLAAYGKFIGGYLDGMNVITKGGMIGDKKTLSTCMNYLVSVTH, translated from the coding sequence ATGGATGTAGTTGTTGTGTGTGATGACTTAACTGGTGCGAATGCAACCGGTGTCAAACTATCAAAAAAAGGATTAAAGACTGCGACCGTTGTACATGGACTTCCTGTACCCGAGAGTGGTTATGATGCGCTTTGTTTGGATACAGATAGCAGATATGTGTCAGAAGAGCAAGCACGCTCCCGTGTGAAAAGTGCCCTTGAAGCCAGTGAAAGTAATGGAAGGGCTATTGTTTACAGTAAGAGGATTGATAGTACATTAAGAGGAAACGTCGGAGCTGAAATAGAGGAGATGCTCCATTTTTCTGGTGAAAATTCAGTAGCAATTGTGGTGTCTTCTTTTCCTGAATCCGGAAGAAGTACTGTGGGGGGATATTTGTTAGTCGATGACGTTCCTCTACAGGAAACGGATGTAGCTAAGGACCCTGTCAGTCCGATCAAAACTTCTAAGGTAAAAGAAGTGATCCAAAATCAAACCAATCTCTCTATTAGTTCTGTTGGTCTTGATATTGTAATGGAAGGACATGAATCCTTGGCAAAATCTCTAAAAAACTTAGGGGCGGCATCCAAGGTTATTTGTATAGATGCCGTAACTGACGAACATATTGAAATGATTGCAAATGTAGTTAAAGAATGCTCATTCCCAGTTGTAACTGTTGACCCCGGGCCTTTTACTGCAGTTTACTCAAGTAAGTATTTGGGTGGTGTGAAAAAGGATAAAAAGTACTTGGTTACAGTCGGAAGTGTCACTTCACAAACAGGACAACAATTGGATTATTTCATTAATAAATGGAAAGTCAAACCGATTTATGCCAAACCTCAGAATCTCGCTAGCTTTACGGACAAATGGCAGAAAGAGGTTGATCGTGTCATTGTAGAAGCGGAAGAGCAAACCGGTCAGTCCAAAATCCTCTTAGTCACCACCTATCACCCGGGGCAGAAGCATCTTGATCTAGCAGAAATTGCTGAAGCCGAGAATACGACGGAAGAAGGATTAGCTAAGAGAATTACCGACGGACTGGCTTCCATCAGCAGAAGAGTTTTGGAAGAGAATAAAGAAGACTTTGCGGGGTGTTATTTGAGTGGTGGTGATGTTACGGCATCTGTATGTTCGATCACGAGAGCACAAGGAATTGAACTTGCGGATGAGGTTATTCCCTTAGCTGCTTACGGAAAATTCATAGGTGGGTATTTAGATGGTATGAATGTCATTACTAAAGGGGGAATGATTGGAGACAAGAAAACGCTCAGCACCTGTATGAACTATTTGGTTTCAGTAACTCATTAA
- a CDS encoding DeoR/GlpR family DNA-binding transcription regulator, giving the protein MLQLERRQHIMNKLGAQGTVHIEQIASDLGVSSMTIRRDLASLEKEGKLVRSHGGAILPERMAQEIPYQTKLSSYKGEKEFIAKKAAEMIPENAKVLLDSGTTNLEIAKLIKTRGDLLIVTNDAKISMELLYSDSEVISTGGELQKDIGAFMGTHVQALLNQIRVDVVFLGANAIDLNGGISAPSMEKAFIKKLMLESATMKWVVADHSKFNRRAFAHVCHLNTINGIITDNQLEEHDRKKLEQETNLY; this is encoded by the coding sequence ATGCTGCAATTAGAAAGACGTCAACATATTATGAATAAGCTCGGAGCGCAAGGAACAGTTCATATTGAACAAATTGCATCAGACTTGGGAGTGTCCAGTATGACCATAAGGCGTGACCTGGCCTCCCTGGAAAAAGAGGGAAAGCTTGTGCGCTCTCACGGTGGAGCCATACTTCCTGAAAGAATGGCTCAGGAAATCCCTTATCAAACTAAACTTTCGAGCTATAAGGGCGAAAAAGAATTCATCGCAAAAAAAGCAGCTGAAATGATTCCCGAGAATGCAAAGGTTTTGTTAGATTCTGGAACAACGAATCTTGAAATCGCAAAATTAATCAAGACACGCGGTGATTTGCTTATCGTAACGAATGACGCCAAGATATCTATGGAATTGCTGTACTCAGACTCTGAAGTGATTTCCACAGGCGGTGAACTTCAAAAAGATATTGGAGCGTTTATGGGGACCCACGTACAAGCGCTATTAAATCAAATCAGAGTAGATGTGGTGTTTTTAGGAGCTAATGCTATCGATTTGAATGGGGGTATATCCGCACCTTCTATGGAAAAGGCTTTCATTAAAAAACTTATGTTGGAAAGCGCTACGATGAAATGGGTAGTAGCAGACCACAGTAAATTCAATCGACGAGCTTTCGCCCACGTGTGCCACTTGAATACAATTAACGGAATTATTACAGATAACCAACTCGAAGAACATGATCGAAAGAAATTAGAACAAGAGACAAATCTTTATTAG
- a CDS encoding AbgT family transporter: MNKQEGNTKLSKLLNGIERVGNKLPDPFILFVYLAVGVIILSWIISLFDVTFTLPGKEEETAIKNLISGEGLQYMLTSMLDNFVGFKPLGIVLAMMLGIGLADKVGLIETFIKNTILKAPKSLITYAVIFTGILGNLAADAAFVIVPPLAAMVFYNVRRHPLAGLAAGFAGVGSGFTANILVTNTDAVLSGISSEVMQTLDTAVTVTPVDNWYFMIASVVVLSVTGAVITEKVVEPRLGVYQGNVQKEFEDTTQVERKGLRNAAIASIVYIGLLVLAITLPNSALRNEQGGLVPSPFLDGIVPIIMLFFITAAVAYGVTVKKIESTRSIAKFMGEAMKDMSGFIVLIFAAAQFIAYFEWTNIGSWLAVSGAEFLESVGVTGIVVVIGFVFLTALLNLLVFSGSAQWALEAPIFLKMFYFLGYHPAFIQTAYRIADSSTNIITPMNPYIIIVLAFMREYDKKAGLGTLIALMLPYSVTFLLVWIVLLLAFVFLGIPFGPGVEVYL; this comes from the coding sequence ATGAACAAACAAGAGGGTAACACTAAATTATCCAAGCTCTTAAATGGAATTGAACGGGTTGGCAATAAATTACCCGACCCTTTTATACTTTTTGTTTATTTGGCAGTCGGCGTTATTATTTTATCATGGATTATTTCCTTATTTGATGTCACTTTTACCCTTCCAGGTAAAGAAGAAGAAACGGCCATAAAAAACTTAATTTCTGGTGAGGGTCTTCAGTACATGTTGACCTCCATGCTAGATAATTTTGTTGGATTTAAACCACTCGGCATTGTGTTAGCAATGATGCTCGGGATTGGTTTGGCAGATAAAGTTGGCTTAATTGAAACATTTATTAAAAATACGATTTTAAAAGCACCAAAATCGCTCATTACCTATGCAGTCATTTTCACAGGCATCTTAGGAAACCTTGCTGCAGATGCTGCGTTTGTTATTGTTCCTCCATTAGCGGCAATGGTTTTCTACAACGTAAGGCGACATCCATTAGCAGGGCTAGCAGCCGGATTTGCTGGGGTAGGGTCTGGTTTTACGGCAAACATCCTCGTTACCAACACGGATGCAGTTCTATCCGGAATATCTTCCGAAGTTATGCAAACACTTGATACAGCAGTTACCGTTACCCCGGTAGATAACTGGTATTTTATGATTGCATCAGTTGTTGTTCTATCCGTGACAGGGGCAGTGATTACAGAAAAAGTTGTTGAACCACGTCTTGGTGTCTATCAAGGAAATGTACAGAAAGAATTTGAAGATACCACTCAAGTCGAAAGAAAAGGGTTACGTAATGCAGCTATAGCCAGCATAGTCTATATTGGCTTGCTCGTACTTGCTATAACTTTGCCGAACTCGGCACTTAGGAACGAACAGGGAGGACTTGTTCCATCACCATTTCTTGATGGAATTGTCCCAATCATTATGCTTTTCTTTATTACCGCTGCCGTAGCATATGGTGTAACGGTGAAGAAAATTGAATCCACCCGCTCCATTGCTAAATTTATGGGGGAAGCGATGAAGGACATGTCCGGATTTATCGTTCTCATCTTTGCAGCCGCCCAGTTTATCGCATATTTCGAATGGACAAATATCGGATCATGGCTAGCTGTAAGTGGAGCCGAGTTCCTGGAGTCGGTAGGTGTGACGGGGATAGTAGTCGTCATAGGTTTCGTGTTCCTAACAGCTCTACTCAATTTACTGGTATTTAGCGGATCAGCACAATGGGCATTAGAAGCACCGATTTTCTTGAAAATGTTCTATTTCCTTGGTTATCATCCAGCATTTATCCAGACCGCTTATCGTATTGCAGACTCATCAACAAATATTATTACTCCGATGAACCCATATATTATTATCGTGTTAGCATTCATGAGGGAATATGACAAAAAGGCGGGCTTAGGTACACTGATTGCTCTTATGCTTCCGTATAGTGTGACTTTCTTGTTAGTATGGATTGTCTTATTATTAGCTTTCGTATTCTTAGGCATTCCGTTTGGTCCTGGTGTTGAAGTGTATTTATAG